A genomic stretch from Enterobacter dykesii includes:
- a CDS encoding phage tail assembly protein — translation MENINDTAMNESENPHIVTLDSPVQRGEQKIEKVTVAKPNAGTLRGVSLASLAQSDVDALIKVLPRMTSPALTEHEVARLDACDLLSFAGKVIGFLSPASAR, via the coding sequence ATGGAAAATATCAACGATACCGCCATGAACGAAAGTGAAAACCCACATATCGTCACGCTTGATAGCCCCGTTCAGCGCGGCGAGCAAAAAATCGAAAAAGTGACCGTCGCAAAACCCAATGCGGGGACCCTGCGCGGCGTATCGCTGGCGTCGCTGGCGCAATCTGACGTTGATGCGCTGATTAAGGTGCTGCCGCGAATGACCTCGCCGGCGCTGACCGAGCATGAGGTTGCGCGCCTGGATGCCTGCGATCTGCTCTCTTTTGCAGGTAAGGTGATCGGTTTTTTGTCACCGGCTTCGGCTCGCTGA
- a CDS encoding phage late control D family protein: MIAEMNIRAGGKIAPDFMLKLDDRDITQNFSHRLISLTMTDKRGLEADQLDILLDDSDGLLDLPARGARLSLWLGWEGTPLEEKGDFTIDAIEFRGAPDTLTIRGCSADFRGKLNVRREQSWHDTTIGAIVDTIAQRNQLTASVAAGLASIAISHIDQSQETDAAFLSRLAERNGAFVSIKAGQIIFMKAGQAVTASGNPLSLMMIERGDGDRHLFSVADRENYSGVTAKWLQTRDPKQQNPQLSIFRQPGGQPTEALQHPNAAAPVAEAGGKEQKPQERLVGSAENVFELTTVYASEEQALRAAEAKWRTLQRGTVGFSIQLALGRADLFPETPVLVNGFKRVIDEQAWIISEVVHTLNDSGFTTQLKLELNVSDEKFTVDSE, from the coding sequence ATGATCGCCGAAATGAATATCCGGGCGGGTGGAAAAATCGCCCCTGATTTTATGCTTAAGCTTGACGATCGTGATATCACGCAAAATTTCAGCCATCGTCTTATCAGCCTGACCATGACCGACAAACGGGGGCTGGAAGCCGATCAGCTGGATATTCTGCTGGATGATTCCGACGGGCTGCTGGACTTGCCTGCCCGGGGGGCAAGGCTCTCCTTATGGCTGGGATGGGAGGGAACTCCGCTCGAGGAGAAAGGGGACTTTACGATAGATGCGATTGAATTCCGGGGTGCGCCGGACACGCTGACCATCCGGGGATGCAGCGCAGATTTTCGTGGGAAGCTAAACGTGCGGCGCGAACAGTCTTGGCATGACACGACGATTGGCGCGATAGTCGATACCATTGCTCAGCGTAACCAGTTGACCGCCAGCGTCGCGGCGGGGCTTGCATCCATCGCCATCTCTCATATTGACCAGTCTCAGGAGACTGACGCGGCGTTTCTCTCGCGCCTTGCCGAACGTAATGGGGCATTTGTTTCAATCAAAGCCGGGCAGATTATCTTTATGAAAGCGGGGCAGGCCGTGACGGCCAGCGGCAATCCGCTTTCCTTAATGATGATTGAGCGTGGGGATGGCGATCGGCACCTTTTTTCCGTCGCTGACCGTGAAAATTATTCCGGCGTAACGGCCAAATGGCTGCAAACGCGTGACCCTAAACAACAAAATCCTCAATTGAGTATTTTTCGTCAGCCCGGAGGTCAGCCGACAGAAGCACTGCAGCACCCGAATGCCGCCGCACCGGTAGCGGAAGCAGGGGGCAAGGAGCAGAAACCGCAAGAGAGGCTGGTGGGATCGGCGGAAAACGTATTTGAGCTCACCACGGTTTATGCTTCTGAAGAGCAGGCGCTTAGGGCCGCAGAGGCGAAGTGGCGCACGCTTCAGCGGGGAACCGTGGGGTTTTCCATCCAGCTTGCGCTGGGACGCGCCGATCTGTTCCCTGAAACGCCCGTGCTGGTAAACGGTTTTAAACGCGTCATTGACGAGCAGGCGTGGATCATCAGCGAGGTGGTGCATACCCTCAACGATAGCGGGTTTACCACGCAGCTTAAGCTTGAGCTGAACGTCAGCGACGAAAAATTTACTGTTGATAGTGAGTAA
- a CDS encoding GpE family phage tail protein, with the protein MADIAVIFHWPPSELYSLSVTELLLWREKALQRSGNHHE; encoded by the coding sequence ATGGCGGATATCGCGGTGATCTTTCACTGGCCGCCGTCAGAACTGTACTCCCTTAGCGTGACCGAACTCCTCTTATGGCGCGAAAAAGCGCTGCAGCGAAGCGGAAACCACCATGAGTAA
- a CDS encoding phage tail protein: MLMVLGLFVFERRTLPYQSMIFTKDYRWASSARIGKPKAWQYLGEGETSFSLSGLLYPELTGGRLSLKAVELMANEGRAWPLIDGTGIIHGMFVIEKVTHTHSDFYSDGTARKIEFTLSLKRVDESLMTTFGDLRTQASELVESARNSIGGLVG, encoded by the coding sequence ATGTTAATGGTGCTGGGTCTGTTTGTCTTTGAACGACGTACCTTACCGTATCAGTCAATGATATTCACAAAAGACTACCGCTGGGCATCCAGCGCTCGCATCGGGAAACCCAAAGCCTGGCAGTACCTTGGCGAAGGTGAGACATCCTTTAGCCTCTCCGGCTTACTTTACCCGGAACTCACGGGAGGGCGGCTTTCACTCAAGGCGGTTGAGCTGATGGCAAATGAGGGCCGGGCATGGCCGTTGATAGACGGTACCGGCATCATTCACGGCATGTTTGTCATTGAGAAAGTCACCCACACGCATTCGGATTTTTACAGTGACGGTACCGCCCGAAAAATTGAGTTTACCCTGTCGCTAAAACGCGTGGACGAATCGCTGATGACGACGTTTGGCGACCTGCGAACGCAGGCCTCAGAGCTGGTGGAAAGCGCACGGAATAGCATTGGAGGGCTGGTGGGATGA
- the mug gene encoding G/U mismatch-specific DNA glycosylase — MINDILAPGLRVVFCGINPGKSSAHTGFHFAHPGNRFWKVIYQAGFTDRLLKPEEEQHLLDTRCGITMLVERPTVQASEVNLHELRSGGRELVKKIEDYQPAALAILGKQAYEQAFSQRGTQWGKQSIMIGVTQVWVLPNPSGLNRATLDKLVEAYRELDEALMVRGL, encoded by the coding sequence ATGATCAACGATATTCTGGCCCCTGGCCTGCGGGTGGTGTTCTGCGGAATCAACCCGGGTAAGTCCTCGGCGCACACCGGTTTTCACTTTGCCCATCCGGGCAATCGCTTCTGGAAGGTGATCTACCAGGCCGGGTTTACCGACAGGCTACTCAAGCCCGAAGAGGAACAGCATTTGCTGGACACGCGCTGCGGAATTACCATGCTGGTCGAGCGGCCTACGGTGCAGGCAAGTGAGGTCAACCTGCATGAGCTGCGCAGCGGCGGGCGGGAGCTGGTGAAGAAAATTGAAGACTACCAGCCGGCCGCGCTGGCGATCCTCGGCAAGCAGGCCTACGAGCAGGCGTTTAGCCAGCGCGGAACGCAGTGGGGCAAGCAGAGCATCATGATTGGCGTTACGCAGGTGTGGGTGCTGCCGAACCCGAGCGGGCTCAACAGGGCGACGCTGGATAAGCTGGTTGAGGCGTATCGCGAGCTGGATGAGGCGCTGATGGTGCGGGGGCTTTAG
- a CDS encoding phage tail tape measure protein — protein MSNNVSLQELLKAVDRATRPLNALQNASLTLASDIRDVQTALGALDEQAGRINGFRKANARLATTEQSLAQAKQQAAALAVQFKNTQNPTQAQADALTAARKSAVDLKHEYNSLRYSVQRQRTELAQAGVNTRTLSSDERRLKSHISEKTQQLNRQRDALARVNQQQERLSTVQNRYESGKRVTARVRQLANAGVGMAKAGFDQTSRFIAPGISFEKQMSAIQANLGLAKGDSRLEAIRQQAREVSARTGVPADTVLRAQTELARSGYDADGLLAATAPTVNLSLAGSVDAAKAADMIASTQAAYSLADADAGRIADVLTRGFTSSNTSLAEMVAAVTSAAPAADAAGMGLEETTALLGVLAEKGMKGAAAGDALSAMLRHVQTPDAIKAAGALASAAGDGSLDEKRQQLQGAKGSTALAASVQTDNLDGDINRFQAAWNGLKIDVFDKADGALRNLITTATGWLGTASLWVNANPELTQTLASIVVGAQAFAGVLGGVGTVIGPVLTGVNMVITAAGMLGTVFSVVGGAIMTVLGALSWPVIALGAAIAAGALLIFKYWEPISAFFGGVMEGLSTAFAPLGALFSPVMAVFDAISEKLGGIWQWFTDLITPIKATQETLDGCKNAGVIFGQALGDALMAPLDLFNSLSGKASWLLEKLGLIKNESGDLDAAAAKAEAASSPAGSAYIPGAGISGGSLEYQPTIATGGRSYVDQSKSEYHITLQGSTASGTDLTRQIRETIDNIEQDKARRQQSSFMYS, from the coding sequence ATGAGTAATAATGTCAGTCTTCAGGAGCTGCTTAAGGCAGTCGACCGGGCAACCCGACCGCTTAACGCTCTCCAGAACGCCAGCCTCACTCTCGCGAGCGATATCCGCGATGTGCAGACGGCGCTGGGGGCGCTCGATGAGCAGGCGGGGCGCATTAACGGCTTCAGAAAAGCAAATGCCCGGCTCGCCACGACGGAGCAGTCGCTTGCTCAGGCGAAACAGCAGGCCGCGGCGCTGGCGGTACAGTTTAAAAACACGCAAAACCCCACCCAGGCGCAGGCTGATGCGCTGACTGCAGCCCGAAAATCGGCAGTCGACCTGAAGCATGAGTACAACAGCTTACGCTACTCGGTACAGCGTCAGCGTACTGAACTCGCTCAGGCGGGAGTGAATACGCGCACGCTCTCGTCGGATGAACGTCGTTTAAAAAGTCACATCAGCGAAAAAACGCAGCAGCTTAACCGACAGCGGGATGCGCTGGCCCGCGTCAATCAGCAGCAGGAGCGGCTGAGTACCGTTCAGAATCGCTACGAGTCAGGCAAACGCGTTACCGCGCGGGTGCGTCAGCTTGCGAATGCGGGCGTGGGCATGGCAAAAGCGGGCTTTGACCAGACGTCCCGGTTTATCGCCCCTGGCATCAGCTTTGAAAAGCAGATGTCGGCCATTCAGGCAAACCTTGGCCTGGCGAAGGGGGACTCCCGGCTTGAGGCCATTCGCCAGCAGGCGCGGGAGGTCAGTGCCAGGACCGGAGTACCTGCAGATACGGTCCTCCGGGCACAAACCGAACTGGCTCGTTCAGGCTATGACGCCGATGGGCTGCTTGCGGCCACCGCGCCAACGGTCAACCTCAGCCTGGCGGGGAGTGTCGACGCGGCTAAAGCGGCCGATATGATCGCCAGCACGCAGGCCGCGTATAGCCTGGCCGATGCGGATGCGGGACGCATCGCAGATGTGCTTACGCGCGGTTTTACCTCTTCGAATACCAGCCTCGCTGAGATGGTGGCGGCCGTCACCTCCGCTGCGCCCGCTGCGGATGCCGCCGGTATGGGGCTTGAAGAGACAACCGCGCTGCTGGGCGTTCTGGCAGAAAAAGGAATGAAAGGCGCTGCCGCCGGGGACGCGCTCAGCGCGATGTTGCGCCATGTTCAGACTCCGGATGCCATAAAAGCCGCGGGGGCGCTGGCTTCCGCTGCGGGTGATGGATCGCTTGATGAAAAACGCCAGCAGTTGCAGGGGGCAAAGGGCAGTACCGCGCTCGCGGCTTCCGTGCAGACCGATAATCTTGACGGCGATATCAACCGATTCCAGGCCGCGTGGAACGGGTTGAAGATTGATGTATTTGATAAAGCGGATGGCGCTCTACGCAACCTGATAACAACCGCAACCGGCTGGCTTGGCACGGCCTCCCTTTGGGTGAATGCCAACCCTGAGCTGACGCAGACCCTCGCCAGCATCGTTGTCGGCGCGCAGGCGTTTGCTGGCGTGCTGGGTGGCGTAGGCACGGTTATCGGCCCGGTTCTGACGGGCGTCAATATGGTGATTACCGCGGCCGGGATGTTGGGAACGGTATTCAGCGTGGTGGGCGGCGCCATCATGACGGTGCTGGGCGCGCTTAGCTGGCCGGTGATTGCCCTTGGCGCGGCGATTGCTGCCGGCGCCTTACTGATTTTTAAATACTGGGAGCCCATCAGTGCCTTTTTTGGCGGGGTGATGGAAGGGCTTTCGACGGCTTTCGCACCGCTGGGTGCGCTGTTTTCACCGGTGATGGCGGTATTTGACGCTATCTCGGAGAAGCTGGGCGGTATCTGGCAATGGTTCACCGACTTGATTACGCCGATCAAGGCGACGCAGGAAACGCTGGATGGCTGTAAAAACGCTGGCGTGATTTTTGGTCAGGCGCTGGGCGATGCGTTAATGGCACCGCTTGATCTCTTTAACAGCCTGAGCGGCAAGGCCAGCTGGCTGCTGGAGAAACTCGGTCTTATCAAAAACGAGTCGGGCGATCTCGACGCCGCTGCGGCAAAAGCTGAAGCGGCATCTTCACCGGCGGGCAGCGCTTATATTCCGGGCGCGGGGATCTCTGGCGGCAGCCTGGAGTATCAGCCGACCATCGCTACTGGAGGACGCTCTTACGTCGATCAGAGTAAAAGCGAATATCACATCACGCTGCAGGGGAGCACGGCCTCCGGAACGGATCTGACGCGTCAAATCCGGGAGACGATAGATAACATTGAACAGGATAAAGCGAGACGGCAGCAATCCAGCTTTATGTATAGTTGA
- a CDS encoding ogr/Delta-like zinc finger family protein: MFHCPKCKHSAHARTSRYLSENTKERYHQCTNVDCSCTFVTMESVERLIATPGASERVRTASLNHG, from the coding sequence ATGTTTCATTGTCCTAAGTGCAAGCACTCTGCGCATGCGCGTACCAGTCGCTATCTCAGTGAAAATACCAAAGAACGCTATCATCAGTGCACCAATGTGGACTGCAGCTGTACGTTCGTGACGATGGAGTCCGTGGAGCGCCTGATCGCGACCCCGGGCGCCTCTGAGCGTGTCCGAACGGCTTCGCTGAACCACGGTTAG